One Actinomycetospora corticicola genomic window, GTCGTCCGCCACCGAGCCCGTGATCTGCAGGAACACGCCGTTCTGGTGGCCGCCCTTGTGGTACTGCCCGGTGGAGTGCAGGAACCGCGGGCCCCACCCGAAGGTGGTCTGCAGCCCGGTGTTCTTCGCGATCTCCGGACGCAGCACCTCGGCCGAGGCGTCGTCGAGCCGGTCCAGGTAGGCCTGCACGGCGACGTACCCGCCGTCGGGGGCCTCGGCGATGAGCTGCCCGAGCGCCTCGACGAGGGTCGACGGGGAGCGCAGCCACTCGCCGCGGACCTCGATCCCGCCCTCGACGAGCACCGGCGCCTCGTCGGTGCCGGTCGTGCCGTCCCCGTCGAGGAGGTCCCGCGTGGCCTGCTTCGCGGACTCGACGTCGGGCTGGTCGAACGGGTTGATGCCGATCAGGCGGCCGGCGAGGGCCACCGCGGTCTCCCAGAGCAGGAACTGCGCCCCGAGCGACCCCTCGGTCGCGATCTGCGCGTTCCCGACGGCGGGTCCGATCGTCACCGTGGTCGCATCGTGGCCGTGGTCGGCGAACCCGGGGGCGTCCGGGGACTCCACGACGACGGGCAGCAGCCCGAGGCCCTGCTTGCCGGTGGACTCGGCGATGAGCTGCTCGGCCCAGTCGCCGAAGCCGACGAGCCCGGAGCCCGAGTCGGCGAGCACGACCTTCTCCGCGCCGGCGTTGTGGGCGGCCGCGAGTGCGGAGCCCAGCTGGATCGCGGGGTTGTCGGCCGAGTCGCGCTGCAGCTCCGGGGCCGCCGCGGCGGCCTCGTCGAGCAGGCCCCCGACGTCGACGCCCGCGAGGGCGCTCGGCACGAGCCCGAAGGCGGTGAGCGCCGAGTAGCGGCCACCGACGGCCGGGTCGGCCTCGACGGTGGCGCGGTAGCCCTGCTCGGCCGCCTGGTCCCCGAGCTTCGTGCCCGGGTCGGTGACGACGACCATGCGGGAGGCCGCGTCGATGCCGTTCGCCGCGAACTGCTCGGCGAAGACCCGGCGCTGGCTGTCGGTCTCGACGGTGCCGCCGGACTTCGAGCTGACCACCAGCACGGTGCGCGACAGGTCGCCGGCCAGGGCGTCCCGCACCTGCCCCGGGTCGGTGGTGTCGAGCACCGTGATCGGGTGCCGGCCACCGACCGCCGAGCCCGACCGGGTGTGGCAGATGACCTCGGGCGCCAGCGACGACCCGCCCATCCCGGCGAGGACGACGCGGTCGACGCCCTCGCCGTGCAGGTCGCCCCGCAGTGCGGTGAGACGCTCGACCAGCGGCTTGGACGACTCGTAGAGCGTCACCCACGACAGCCGTTTGGAGGCCTCGTCCTGCGCGTCGGGGCCCCAGAGCGTGTCGTCCTGGCGGGCCAGCTTCGAGGCGACCTCGTCGGTGACCAGCTTCTCGACGAGGGCGGACGCCGCCTCCGCGAGCTGGGGGTCCACCAGCGAGACCGTCAGCGGGGCCTCGACGGGGGCGCTCACGACTGCTCCGGGCTGCGCCGGGTGAGCTGCTCGGAGATGGTCTCGAGGAGCTCGGTCCAGGCCTTCTCGAACTTGTCGACTCCCTCGTCCTCGAGGACCTGGTAGACGTCGTCGACGTCGATGCCCACGTCGGAGAGCGCGGCGAACACCTCGCCCGCGGCGTCGGCGGTGCCCGACACGGCGTCGCCGTGCAGCTCGCCGTGGTCGGCGAAGGCGTCGAGGGTGGCCTCCGGCATCGTGTTCACGGTGTCGGGCGCGACGAGCTCGGTCACGTACAGCGTGTCGGGGTACGCCTTGTTCTTCACGCCGGTCGACGCCCAGAGCGGACGCTGGACGGTGGCGCCGGCGCCCTTGAGCGTCGCCCACCGCTCGGTGGAGAACGTGTCGAGGTAGGCCTGGTAGGCCAGCCGGGCGTTGGCCACGGCGGCCGTCCCGCGCAGCGCGAGGGCCGCGTCGGTGCCGATGGCCTCGAGCCGCTTGTCCACCTCGCTGTCCACGCGCGAGACGAAGAAGGACGCGACCGAGCCCATGACCGACAGGTCGTGCCCGTTGCTGCGCGCCTGCTCCATGCCGGCGAGGAACGCGTCCATGACGGCGCGGTGGCGGTCCACCGAGAAGATCAGCGTGACGTTGACGCTGATGCCCTCCGCGAGCACGCGGGTGATCGCCGGCAGCCCCTCCGGGGTGGCCGGGATCTTGATCATCAGGTTGGGCCGGTCGACGGTCTTCCAGAGGTCGACGGCCTCGGCGACGGTCTTCTCGGTGTCGTGCGCGCTGCGCGGGTCGACCTCGAGCGAGACGCGGCCGTCCTTGCCCGCCGTCTCGGTGTAGACGTTGCGGAAGATGTCGCAGGCGTGCCGCACGTCGTCGGTGGTGATCTCGCGGACGGCGTCCTCGACCGACGCGCCCCGGCGGGCGAGGTCGTCGAGCTGCTCGGCGTAGTGGTCGGCGTCGGCGAGCGCGGCCTGGAAGATCGACGGGTTCGACGTGACCCCGACGACGTGCTTCTGCTCGATCAGCTCGGCCAGGTTCCCGCTCATGATGCGCTGGCGGGACAGGTCGTCGAGCCAGACGGAGACGCCGGCGGCCGAGAGGTCGGCCAGGGGAGTGGTGCTCATGTAGTCCTCACTTCGACAGTCGCAGCGGGGTCACTTCGACGCGCGCGCGATGGTGCGGCGGGCGGCGTCGACGACGGCCTCGGCGGTGAAACCGAACTTCTCGAACAGGGTCTCGTAGTCCGCGCTGGCACCGAAGTGCTCGATGGACACGGGCTCACCCGTCGTCCCGAGCAGGCGGTACCAGGGCTGCGCCACGCCGGCCTCGACGGAGACGCGGGCGGTCACGGCCGCGGGGATGACGCTCTCCTGGTAGTCCGCGTCCTGGTTCTCGAACCAGTCGAGGCAGGGCATCGAGACCACACGGGTGGGAACGCCGTCGGCCTCGAGGGTCTTCCGCGCCTCGACCGCGAGCTGCACCTCGGAGCCGGTGGCCACGAGGATCACCTGCGGGTCGCCGGAGGCGTCCTCGAGCACGTAGCCGCCGCGCGCGACGCCCTCGGCCGAGGTGCCCTCGAGCACCGGCAGGTTCTGCCGGGTGAGCGCGAGACCGGCCGGGCCGGTCGGGTTGTCGAGGACCGCCCGGAACGCGTACGCGGTCTCGTTCGGGTCCGCGGGCCGGACGACGGACATGCGCGGGATGGCGCGCAGGCTCGCGAGCTGCTCGATCGGCTGGTGGGTCGGGCCGTCCTCGCCGAGGCCGATCGAGTCGTGGGTCCAGATGTAGGTGGTGTTGAGGTTCATCAGCGCCGCCAGGCGGACCGGGGGCCGCATGTAGTCGGAGAAGATGAGGAAGGTGCCACCGAACACGCGGGTGCCGCCGTGCAGGGCGATGCCGTTGAGGATCGAGCCCATGGCGTGCTCGCGGACGCCGAAGTGCAGCACGCGGCCGTACTCGTTCATCCGGCCCCAGTTGTTGGTCTCCACGCTGGAGGGACCGAACGACGGCGAGTCGGGGATCGTCGTGTTGTTGCTCTCGGCGAGGTCGGCCGAGCCGCCCCACAGCTCCGGGAGCTCCGGGCCCACCGCACCGAGGATCTTCTGCAGCGCCTTGCGGGTGGCGAGCGGCTTGTCGTCGGTGGTCCAGGTCGGCAGCTTGTCCGCCCAGCCGGCCGGGAGCTCCCGCTTCGCCATGCGGTCGAAGAGCTCGCGGCGCTCCGGGTTGGCCTGCGCCCAGTCGTCGAACTTCTTCGTCCAGGCCTCGTGGGCCTGGTGGCCGCGGTCCTTGACCTGGCGGGCGTGCGCGAGGACCTCGTCCTCGATCTGGAACGACTTCTCCGGGTCGAAGCCGAGGATCTTCTTGACCTCGGCGACCTCGTCGTCCCCGAGTGCCGCGCCGTGCGCCGCGCCGGTGTTCATCTTCTCCGGCGCGGGATAGCCGATGACGGTGCGCAGCGCGATGAAGCTGGGGCGCCCGGTCTCGGCCTTCGCGTTCTCGATGGCCTCGCGGATGCCGACGACGTTCTCGCCGCCGCGCACCACCTGGGTGTGCCAGCCGTAGGCCTCGTAGCGGGCCACCACGTCCTCGGAGAGCGCCACCGAGGTGTCGTCCTCGATCGAGATGTGGTTGTCGTCGTAGAAGACGACGAGGTTGCCCAGCTGCTGGCGGCCGGCGATCGAGCTGGCCTCGGCGGTGACGCCCTCCTCGATGTCACCGTCGGAGGCGATGACGTAGACGAAGTGGTCGAACGGGCTCTCGCCCGGTGCCGCCTCGGGGTCCCAGAGACCACGCTCGCGGCGGGCCGCCATCGCCATGCCGACGCTCGAGGCCAGACCCTGGCCGAGCGGGCCGGTGGTGATCTCGACCCCGGTCGTGTGGCCGTGCTCGGGGTGGCCCGGAGTCCTCGAGTTCCAGGTGCGCAGCGCCTCGAGGTCGCCCATCTCCAGGCCGTAGCCGGAGAGGAACAGCTGGATGTACAGGGTCAGGCTGGAGTGCCCGGCGGAGAGCACGAAGCGGTCGCGACCCGGCCAGTTCGCGTCGGCCGGGTCATGCGTCATCGTGTGCTGGAACAGCGTGTAGGCCAGCGGCGCCAGGGACATCGCGGTGCCCGGGTGACCGTTCCCGACCTTCTGCACCGCGTCGGCGGCGAGCACGCGGACCGTGTCGACCGCGCGCTGGTCGAGGTCGGACCAGTCGTCGGGACGGTGCGGGGTGGTGAGGGCTTCGATCTCCTCGGGCGACTCGCTCGCCGGGTGGGTGCTCTCGGTCGTGGTCACGAACCTGCTCTCCCTGTGTCTCACGTCGTGAGCCGTACGCGCGTGGTAGCGGCCCTGTTGTCCGGATCCCTCCCGACGCGGCTCGGGCGCCCCGGTGGGTCCGGGTCGCACCGGTGCGATCTGGATCGATCCGGAATGTCCGTCGAGCCCATGCT contains:
- the tkt gene encoding transketolase, yielding MEALTTPHRPDDWSDLDQRAVDTVRVLAADAVQKVGNGHPGTAMSLAPLAYTLFQHTMTHDPADANWPGRDRFVLSAGHSSLTLYIQLFLSGYGLEMGDLEALRTWNSRTPGHPEHGHTTGVEITTGPLGQGLASSVGMAMAARRERGLWDPEAAPGESPFDHFVYVIASDGDIEEGVTAEASSIAGRQQLGNLVVFYDDNHISIEDDTSVALSEDVVARYEAYGWHTQVVRGGENVVGIREAIENAKAETGRPSFIALRTVIGYPAPEKMNTGAAHGAALGDDEVAEVKKILGFDPEKSFQIEDEVLAHARQVKDRGHQAHEAWTKKFDDWAQANPERRELFDRMAKRELPAGWADKLPTWTTDDKPLATRKALQKILGAVGPELPELWGGSADLAESNNTTIPDSPSFGPSSVETNNWGRMNEYGRVLHFGVREHAMGSILNGIALHGGTRVFGGTFLIFSDYMRPPVRLAALMNLNTTYIWTHDSIGLGEDGPTHQPIEQLASLRAIPRMSVVRPADPNETAYAFRAVLDNPTGPAGLALTRQNLPVLEGTSAEGVARGGYVLEDASGDPQVILVATGSEVQLAVEARKTLEADGVPTRVVSMPCLDWFENQDADYQESVIPAAVTARVSVEAGVAQPWYRLLGTTGEPVSIEHFGASADYETLFEKFGFTAEAVVDAARRTIARASK
- a CDS encoding glucose-6-phosphate isomerase, which gives rise to MSAPVEAPLTVSLVDPQLAEAASALVEKLVTDEVASKLARQDDTLWGPDAQDEASKRLSWVTLYESSKPLVERLTALRGDLHGEGVDRVVLAGMGGSSLAPEVICHTRSGSAVGGRHPITVLDTTDPGQVRDALAGDLSRTVLVVSSKSGGTVETDSQRRVFAEQFAANGIDAASRMVVVTDPGTKLGDQAAEQGYRATVEADPAVGGRYSALTAFGLVPSALAGVDVGGLLDEAAAAAPELQRDSADNPAIQLGSALAAAHNAGAEKVVLADSGSGLVGFGDWAEQLIAESTGKQGLGLLPVVVESPDAPGFADHGHDATTVTIGPAVGNAQIATEGSLGAQFLLWETAVALAGRLIGINPFDQPDVESAKQATRDLLDGDGTTGTDEAPVLVEGGIEVRGEWLRSPSTLVEALGQLIAEAPDGGYVAVQAYLDRLDDASAEVLRPEIAKNTGLQTTFGWGPRFLHSTGQYHKGGHQNGVFLQITGSVADDLAIPDQPFTFGELQHAQAAGDAQVISQHGRPVLRLHLADRAAGLVALTNAVAEVRR
- the tal gene encoding transaldolase, which translates into the protein MSTTPLADLSAAGVSVWLDDLSRQRIMSGNLAELIEQKHVVGVTSNPSIFQAALADADHYAEQLDDLARRGASVEDAVREITTDDVRHACDIFRNVYTETAGKDGRVSLEVDPRSAHDTEKTVAEAVDLWKTVDRPNLMIKIPATPEGLPAITRVLAEGISVNVTLIFSVDRHRAVMDAFLAGMEQARSNGHDLSVMGSVASFFVSRVDSEVDKRLEAIGTDAALALRGTAAVANARLAYQAYLDTFSTERWATLKGAGATVQRPLWASTGVKNKAYPDTLYVTELVAPDTVNTMPEATLDAFADHGELHGDAVSGTADAAGEVFAALSDVGIDVDDVYQVLEDEGVDKFEKAWTELLETISEQLTRRSPEQS